The DNA sequence GATCGTGCCCGCCGGGCCGGCAATGCCCGGCCGCATCGACCGCGACCCGGTGCGCGTGCACCGGGTGGAGGCGCGCAGCCGCCCCGGCTTCCTGCTCGCCGCCCAGCGTGCGCTGCGGGAGCTGCGCGAGCCGTGGGAGACCCCGCGGCGTCCGCCGGCGCTGGTGTCCGCCGACCCGCTCGCCGCGCTCGCCGTGGAGACGTCCCGGATCCGCCGCGGCCATCCGCACGTCGTGCAGATTCAGGGCGAGGTGCTCGAACCCGGCCCCGGGTACGGCGGGCCGGTGAGGCGCCGCATGCTCGCCACGGCGACCCGGTTCGCGGTGCGCCGCGCCGACGCGGTGCGGGCGGGGAGCCGGAGCCTGCAGCACGCGGCCGCCCGGCTCACCCACCGGCCGGTGGAGTTCATCGGGAACCGGGTGGACACCCGCGTGTTCCGCCCGGCCGATGGCCCGGTGGCGGGCCCGGACGCCTCCGACGCGATCATGATCGGCGGCCTGCACACGGCGAGGAACCACCGCACGGTCGTGCACGCGTGGGCGAGGGTGGTGCGCAGCCACCCGGACGCGGTGCTCACGATCATCGGGGACGGGCCGCGCCGCCCCGCGCTGGAGGCGCTCGTCAGCTGCCTCGGGCTCACCGCCAACGTGCGCCTGCTCGGGCGGATGCCGCAGGCGGGCGTGCTCCCGCTGCTGCGC is a window from the Thermopolyspora flexuosa genome containing:
- a CDS encoding glycosyltransferase → MTTTQGPIDVVLVGSSPWSAELSDDDLNLRTAHALAERLGGRFDVIVPAGPAMPGRIDRDPVRVHRVEARSRPGFLLAAQRALRELREPWETPRRPPALVSADPLAALAVETSRIRRGHPHVVQIQGEVLEPGPGYGGPVRRRMLATATRFAVRRADAVRAGSRSLQHAAARLTHRPVEFIGNRVDTRVFRPADGPVAGPDASDAIMIGGLHTARNHRTVVHAWARVVRSHPDAVLTIIGDGPRRPALEALVSCLGLTANVRLLGRMPQAGVLPLLRASRCLVHASVADGQPRAVLEGMACGLPVVCSDLPGHREIVAPGAGLLVPAEDIAAWTGALTTVLGDPQRAAAMGRAGRAYVVEHHDFETNADRMAELIRRVAAVVPQPVS